In Flavobacterium endoglycinae, one DNA window encodes the following:
- a CDS encoding dicarboxylate/amino acid:cation symporter codes for METKKINFLQSYSSILLLLGGIAIGSIFGLVFGEKVLVIKPIGDIFLNLLFTAIIPLIFFTIGSSIANLEQKEKLGKLFFIMILVFLSTILISAIIMIFAVYLFPIHQDIAVAKVPFENIESGSVGDQIAKLVTTNDFFELLSRKSMLALIIFSFLIGFATLQSGEKGSAFKSFLDSGNEVMKQLLHIIMKLAPIGLGAYFAYQVGIFGPQLFGVYAKPMAVYYAACVFYFFAFFSLYALAAGGKRAFKVFWSNNITPSLTAIGTCSSIATIPANLDAAQKMGIPTHVRNLVIPLGAPLHKDGSSMSSILKITFLFAMFGKDFTEPSTILLALGITVIVSIVEGGIPNGGYIGEVLAITVYGFPMEQALPVAMILGTLVDPIATLLNANGDVISSMLVSRFSEKKKW; via the coding sequence ATGGAAACTAAAAAAATCAATTTTCTGCAAAGTTACAGCAGTATACTTCTGCTTCTTGGAGGTATCGCCATTGGGAGTATTTTTGGATTAGTTTTTGGAGAAAAAGTTCTAGTTATAAAACCAATTGGAGATATTTTTCTGAATTTGCTTTTTACAGCAATTATCCCACTTATCTTCTTTACCATTGGTTCTTCAATTGCAAATTTGGAACAGAAAGAAAAGCTTGGAAAACTATTCTTTATCATGATTTTGGTTTTTCTTTCCACTATTCTGATTTCAGCAATCATCATGATTTTTGCCGTTTACCTTTTCCCGATTCATCAAGATATTGCTGTTGCGAAAGTACCGTTTGAAAATATAGAATCCGGATCTGTTGGCGATCAGATTGCAAAATTGGTTACAACCAATGATTTCTTCGAATTATTGTCTCGAAAGAGCATGCTGGCACTCATTATATTTTCGTTTTTAATTGGTTTTGCCACCTTACAATCAGGAGAAAAAGGTAGTGCTTTCAAGAGTTTTCTGGATTCTGGAAATGAAGTCATGAAGCAATTGCTGCATATCATCATGAAATTAGCACCAATAGGTTTAGGAGCTTATTTTGCCTATCAGGTTGGTATTTTCGGCCCCCAATTGTTTGGTGTTTATGCAAAACCTATGGCGGTTTATTACGCGGCTTGTGTATTTTACTTCTTCGCATTTTTTAGTTTGTACGCGCTTGCGGCTGGCGGAAAAAGAGCTTTTAAAGTCTTTTGGAGTAATAACATCACACCTTCTTTAACCGCAATAGGAACGTGCAGCAGTATCGCAACCATTCCGGCAAATCTAGATGCAGCACAAAAAATGGGAATTCCAACACATGTGCGGAATCTTGTAATTCCACTTGGTGCTCCACTGCATAAAGATGGTTCAAGTATGTCATCCATCCTAAAAATCACCTTTCTGTTTGCCATGTTTGGAAAAGATTTCACAGAACCTTCAACGATTCTTTTGGCCTTAGGAATTACGGTGATTGTTTCTATTGTAGAAGGCGGAATTCCAAACGGAGGCTACATTGGAGAAGTTTTAGCCATTACCGTTTATGGTTTTCCAATGGAACAAGCTTTGCCAGTTGCTATGATTCTAGGAACTTTAGTTGATCCCATTGCCACTTTGTTAAATGCCAACGGCGATGTGATTTCATCGATGCTCGTTTCGAGGTTTTCGGAAAAAAAGAAATGGTAG
- a CDS encoding class I SAM-dependent methyltransferase, translating into MKNEELQAIASQLKNPTGEKGIEMGNMMNETNINMTKHSIQNLNISQGNKILELGHGNAGHVEFLFEQAQNLKYYGLEMSELMFKEARQINRNFVSQKQAFFSIYDVNKIPF; encoded by the coding sequence ATGAAAAATGAAGAATTACAAGCCATAGCCTCTCAATTAAAAAATCCAACAGGAGAGAAAGGAATTGAAATGGGAAATATGATGAACGAAACAAACATCAATATGACCAAACATTCCATCCAAAATCTAAATATATCTCAAGGAAATAAAATTCTGGAACTCGGGCACGGAAATGCAGGTCATGTAGAATTTCTTTTTGAGCAAGCACAAAACCTAAAATATTACGGACTTGAAATGTCTGAATTGATGTTTAAGGAAGCACGCCAAATCAATAGAAATTTTGTTTCTCAAAAACAGGCATTTTTTTCGATTTATGACGTAAATAAAATACCATTTTAA
- the metF gene encoding methylenetetrahydrofolate reductase [NAD(P)H] produces MKVTEHIENAKGKTLFSFEIIPPQKGKSIQELYDNIDPLMEFNPPFIDVTTSREEYIYIDRGNGLLDKKLTRMRPGTLGICASIKHKYNVDTVPHLLCGGFTKEETEYMLVDCHYLGINNVMALRGDAMKDEQSFVPKAGGNHYAIDLVKQIKDLNCGKYLHEVIDADNKADFCIGVAGYPEKHLESPSLQSDLKRLKEKVDAGADYVVTQMFFDNAKYFAFVEKAREMGITIPIIPGIKPIAVQRHLQVLPQIFRIDLPEDLIDAVDKCKNNAEIKQVGIEWAIQQSLELKAAGVPFLHYYSMGKSENIRQIASQVF; encoded by the coding sequence ATGAAAGTAACAGAACATATAGAAAACGCCAAAGGAAAAACATTATTCTCATTTGAAATTATTCCGCCTCAAAAGGGGAAAAGTATTCAGGAATTATACGATAATATTGATCCGTTAATGGAGTTTAATCCGCCCTTTATTGATGTAACGACTTCTCGTGAAGAATACATTTACATTGACCGCGGTAACGGACTTTTGGATAAAAAATTGACACGTATGCGTCCGGGAACGCTTGGAATTTGCGCTTCTATTAAACATAAATACAATGTTGACACAGTTCCGCATTTGCTTTGCGGCGGGTTTACCAAAGAAGAAACGGAATACATGCTGGTTGACTGTCATTATTTAGGAATCAACAACGTAATGGCTCTTCGAGGCGATGCCATGAAAGACGAGCAATCTTTTGTGCCAAAAGCGGGTGGAAATCATTACGCAATTGATCTGGTAAAACAAATTAAGGATTTAAATTGCGGAAAATATCTGCATGAAGTAATCGATGCCGACAACAAAGCCGATTTCTGTATTGGAGTGGCTGGTTATCCAGAAAAACATTTAGAATCTCCTTCTTTACAATCGGATTTAAAAAGATTAAAAGAAAAAGTAGATGCTGGTGCTGACTATGTAGTAACACAGATGTTTTTTGATAATGCTAAATATTTTGCTTTCGTAGAAAAAGCAAGAGAAATGGGAATCACAATCCCGATTATTCCAGGAATCAAACCAATTGCAGTTCAAAGACATTTACAAGTTTTACCACAGATTTTCAGAATTGATTTGCCAGAAGATTTAATTGATGCAGTAGACAAATGCAAAAATAACGCTGAGATTAAACAAGTCGGAATCGAGTGGGCAATTCAGCAGTCATTAGAATTAAAAGCAGCTGGAGTTCCATTTTTACACTATTATTCAATGGGTAAATCGGAGAATATCCGTCAGATTGCGAGTCAGGTTTTTTAA